One region of Mucilaginibacter gotjawali genomic DNA includes:
- the hemA gene encoding glutamyl-tRNA reductase has translation MKYLKVIAFTHKQIELKELGKLVICQENLTDKLHRVKQEFGISEIFYLGTCNRVEFVMITDRVVDKEFAKQFMYSLQMGLCPVSTSAFLEAAAIYENREALDHLLRTSCSLESLIVGEKEILAQLRKAYDSCREAGLTGDGLRMFMNCVVKTAKEVYTHTNISKNPISVVSLAYRKLRDLKLCTNARVLIIGAGETNLNLSKYLQKHKFTNFTIFNRTLSKAKQLAADLNGEAFDLEALKSYKKGFDAIITCTSSVEPIITPEIYAGLLNGETDRKTIVDLAVPNDTAPEVLEQFPVNFIEVHSLNEVAKKNLQERYEELSDAEAIINDNISAFLLELKQRRIEVAMRQVPEKIKEIRNTAINSVFADEVQGMDQQSRDVLEKVINYMEKKYISVPMIMAKDILINN, from the coding sequence TTGAAGTATCTAAAGGTAATCGCTTTTACGCACAAACAGATCGAGCTGAAGGAGTTGGGAAAATTGGTGATTTGCCAGGAAAATCTAACAGATAAACTTCACCGGGTTAAACAGGAATTCGGCATTTCGGAGATTTTTTACCTGGGTACCTGCAACAGGGTTGAGTTTGTGATGATTACCGACCGCGTGGTGGATAAAGAATTCGCAAAGCAATTTATGTACTCGCTGCAAATGGGCCTGTGCCCTGTATCTACCAGCGCGTTTTTAGAAGCCGCCGCCATTTACGAAAACCGCGAAGCCCTTGATCACCTGTTACGTACTTCCTGCTCATTGGAAAGTTTGATCGTTGGTGAAAAAGAGATCCTGGCGCAATTACGCAAAGCCTACGATAGCTGCCGCGAGGCCGGTCTTACCGGCGACGGGCTGCGCATGTTTATGAACTGCGTGGTTAAAACCGCCAAAGAGGTTTATACGCATACCAATATTTCAAAGAACCCGATTTCGGTGGTCTCGCTGGCTTACCGAAAGTTAAGGGACCTGAAACTTTGCACGAATGCCCGCGTACTGATCATCGGCGCAGGCGAAACCAACCTCAATCTTTCAAAATACCTTCAAAAGCATAAATTCACCAACTTCACTATATTTAACCGCACCCTGTCAAAAGCCAAACAACTGGCCGCTGACCTTAACGGGGAAGCGTTTGACCTGGAGGCATTAAAAAGTTATAAAAAAGGGTTTGACGCCATCATTACCTGTACCTCATCTGTCGAGCCAATCATCACGCCCGAAATATATGCGGGTTTGCTGAATGGCGAAACCGACAGGAAAACGATCGTCGACCTTGCCGTTCCGAATGATACTGCGCCGGAAGTACTGGAGCAGTTCCCGGTTAACTTTATCGAGGTGCACTCCTTAAATGAAGTTGCTAAAAAGAATTTGCAGGAACGCTATGAAGAACTTAGCGACGCCGAAGCCATCATCAACGATAATATATCCGCTTTTTTACTGGAGCTAAAACAACGCCGCATTGAAGTGGCTATGCGCCAGGTACCCGAAAAGATCAAGGAAATCCGCAATACCGCCATTAATTCTGTTTTTGCCGACGAAGTGCAGGGTATGGACCAGCAGAGCCGCGACGTGCTGGAGAAAGTGATCAACTACATGGAGAAAAAATATATCAGCGTACCCATGATCATGGCGAAGGATATATTGATCAATAATTGA
- a CDS encoding type II secretion system protein GspG, producing the protein MEIVVETTEYDHIDFWRDYSLRRNWLQRCLFLIIAGLILSAFRPISSVYLINLLFLGIILAPLFIGIPYFESKKRIRKAYDSIVSPTALRMYKPFASGIEITGESPATFLRYEDIRQVGRTGNFIYLVPKFGGYYLLPVGCFSSVEEIEHFFRVVKNGVANTKGVPVKEPFTFKPGYLVAILCLIPVIGFFAGLVVLILGIVHYKDKVYIIMGAIGMLITIGIYGSMIYFVQTSGIVKDGFANIAQIQLNDLVKDIEFYKLQNGAYPDSLQQIQTKDSFTSIDDPTQAINGNKKSVTYQYQRKGNKYLLFSVGKDGIANTADDIYPNLSNADTSKLGFIRK; encoded by the coding sequence ATGGAAATTGTAGTTGAAACAACCGAATATGATCATATTGATTTTTGGAGGGACTACAGCTTAAGAAGAAATTGGCTTCAGCGATGTTTGTTTTTAATAATTGCGGGCCTTATTTTATCGGCTTTCAGGCCAATATCATCGGTTTATTTAATAAATCTTTTATTTCTTGGGATCATATTAGCCCCGCTTTTTATCGGGATACCCTATTTTGAATCGAAAAAGAGGATTAGAAAAGCTTACGACAGCATCGTGTCTCCAACTGCCCTCAGAATGTACAAACCATTTGCTTCGGGCATAGAGATTACAGGTGAAAGCCCGGCAACTTTTTTGAGATATGAAGACATCAGGCAAGTGGGGAGAACGGGTAACTTTATATACCTTGTCCCCAAGTTTGGCGGTTATTATCTTTTGCCTGTTGGGTGTTTTTCGTCCGTGGAGGAGATCGAACATTTTTTTAGGGTTGTTAAAAACGGTGTCGCCAACACGAAAGGCGTTCCGGTAAAAGAACCCTTTACTTTTAAGCCAGGGTATTTGGTAGCGATACTTTGCCTGATACCGGTCATAGGCTTCTTTGCAGGTTTGGTGGTGCTCATATTAGGTATCGTTCATTACAAGGATAAAGTGTATATTATCATGGGAGCTATTGGCATGCTTATAACAATTGGTATATATGGCTCGATGATTTATTTTGTACAAACGAGCGGTATCGTAAAAGACGGCTTTGCAAACATCGCCCAAATCCAGCTAAATGACCTGGTGAAAGATATCGAATTTTATAAACTACAAAATGGAGCATATCCTGATAGCCTGCAACAAATCCAAACAAAAGATAGTTTCACTTCTATTGACGACCCTACACAAGCCATTAACGGGAATAAAAAATCAGTTACCTACCAATACCAGCGAAAAGGAAATAAATATTTATTGTTTTCAGTCGGCAAGGACGGGATTGCGAATACTGCCGATGATATTTATCCAAACCTTAGCAATGCGGATACCAGTAAACTTGGTTTTATCAGGAAGTGA
- a CDS encoding alpha-galactosidase, whose product MYKVYSNASWKGIIPLLFLIISISTANAQSITIPVETKDNALVLQVSPEKYLNTVYFGKRLSDKNEYNATAKAFRLDGNTEGYNSAYTTAGSRNLLEPAIAVTHADGNQSLDLKYVSHLVTRINDDVSLLSIRLKDSVYDFEVTLNYQTYFNEDVTEQWSVITHHEKHDVTLRKYASANLYLQAGSYWLKHFHGDWAQEMRPEEEQLDHGIKTLDSKLGSRADLFEPPVFMVSLNKPSGEDDGEVLYGNMEWSGNYRMDFEVDPSNNLRLIAGINNYASAYVLKPGVEFTTPKFVYTLSNKGKGEASRNLQSWARKYKIVDGEGPRLTLLNNWESTFFDFDEHKLADILKDTKTLGVDLFLLDDGWFGNKYSRNGDHQGLGDWQENKAKLPDNIAFLTKAASGDGVKFGIWVEPEMVNPKSELYEKHPDWVVKQPQRPEYYMRNQLVLDLSNPKVQDFVFNVVDNLFVKNPDLAYIKWDCNSVIYNAHSAYEKEQSNFYTDYVFGLYKVLDRLRAKYPKVPMMLCSGGGGRVDYGALKYFTEYWPSDNTEPLERIFIQWEYSYFYPALASSNHVTNWGKEPIKFRVDVAMMGKLGFDIVVGKLKPDELEFCQDAVKTYKEFSEAIWHGDQYRLQDPMENDVASIMYVDTTKTNAIMFNYLVNNRYAAGSKLPIKLKGLNPDKNYAISEVNLFPGTQSSITNAIYSGKFLMTVGINPDVKDGRTSVLIGVKEQK is encoded by the coding sequence ATGTATAAAGTCTACTCAAATGCGTCTTGGAAGGGGATAATTCCTCTTTTATTTTTAATAATAAGCATTTCAACAGCGAACGCGCAATCCATCACCATCCCCGTTGAGACGAAGGACAACGCGCTGGTATTACAGGTAAGCCCCGAAAAATACCTGAATACGGTGTATTTCGGCAAAAGGCTTTCTGATAAAAATGAATATAACGCCACGGCCAAAGCCTTTCGCCTTGACGGCAATACCGAAGGATACAACTCTGCCTACACAACAGCCGGATCACGCAACCTGCTTGAACCTGCCATTGCGGTTACCCATGCAGATGGCAACCAGTCGCTCGACCTTAAATATGTGAGTCACCTGGTGACGAGGATCAATGACGACGTCAGTTTGCTGAGCATCCGCCTGAAAGACTCCGTTTATGATTTCGAAGTCACCCTCAACTACCAGACTTATTTTAACGAAGATGTTACCGAACAATGGAGTGTGATCACCCATCACGAAAAGCATGATGTAACGCTGCGCAAGTACGCCTCTGCCAATCTTTACCTGCAGGCAGGCTCGTACTGGCTGAAACATTTTCATGGCGACTGGGCGCAGGAAATGCGACCTGAAGAAGAACAGCTTGATCATGGTATCAAAACGCTGGATTCCAAATTGGGTAGCCGGGCTGATCTTTTTGAACCGCCGGTATTTATGGTGTCGTTAAACAAACCTTCCGGTGAGGATGACGGAGAAGTTTTATATGGCAATATGGAGTGGAGCGGCAATTATCGTATGGATTTTGAGGTTGATCCTTCCAATAACCTGCGGTTGATCGCAGGCATCAACAACTATGCTTCCGCCTATGTGCTTAAGCCAGGTGTAGAGTTTACCACTCCGAAATTTGTTTATACCCTGAGTAATAAGGGCAAAGGCGAGGCCAGCAGAAATCTGCAAAGCTGGGCCCGCAAATATAAAATTGTGGATGGCGAAGGCCCGCGTTTAACCTTGCTGAACAATTGGGAATCGACTTTTTTTGATTTTGATGAGCATAAACTGGCCGATATTTTAAAAGATACCAAAACGCTTGGCGTCGATTTATTTTTATTGGACGATGGCTGGTTCGGCAATAAGTACTCCCGCAATGGCGATCACCAGGGCTTGGGCGACTGGCAGGAAAACAAAGCCAAACTGCCTGATAACATCGCCTTTTTAACTAAAGCCGCAAGCGGCGACGGCGTAAAGTTTGGGATCTGGGTAGAACCTGAAATGGTGAACCCTAAAAGCGAACTTTATGAAAAACACCCCGACTGGGTGGTAAAGCAACCGCAACGCCCCGAATATTATATGCGTAACCAGCTGGTGCTCGATCTGAGCAACCCTAAGGTGCAGGACTTTGTGTTTAATGTCGTTGATAACTTATTCGTCAAAAATCCGGACCTGGCTTATATCAAATGGGATTGTAATTCGGTGATCTATAACGCGCATTCGGCTTATGAAAAAGAGCAGTCTAATTTTTATACGGATTATGTTTTCGGGTTGTATAAAGTGCTTGACCGTTTGCGCGCCAAATACCCCAAAGTGCCCATGATGCTGTGCTCAGGCGGTGGCGGCAGGGTAGATTATGGCGCTTTGAAATATTTTACCGAATACTGGCCCAGCGATAATACCGAACCGCTGGAAAGGATCTTTATCCAATGGGAATATTCCTATTTCTACCCGGCGCTGGCCAGCTCCAACCACGTAACCAACTGGGGTAAAGAACCCATCAAATTCAGGGTTGATGTGGCCATGATGGGCAAACTGGGTTTTGATATTGTGGTTGGCAAACTAAAACCCGATGAACTGGAATTTTGCCAGGATGCGGTTAAAACCTACAAGGAGTTTTCGGAAGCAATATGGCACGGCGACCAATACCGCCTGCAGGATCCCATGGAAAACGATGTAGCCTCCATTATGTATGTCGACACTACAAAAACCAATGCCATTATGTTCAATTACCTGGTGAATAACCGGTATGCGGCAGGCAGCAAACTTCCCATTAAATTAAAAGGGCTTAACCCGGATAAAAACTATGCGATAAGCGAGGTAAATTTATTCCCGGGCACCCAGTCATCCATCACAAATGCCATCTACAGCGGCAAGTTTTTAATGACCGTAGGTATTAACCCCGATGTAAAGGATGGCAGGACAAGTGTTTTGATTGGGGTGAAGGAGCAGAAATAA
- a CDS encoding RNA polymerase sigma factor has translation MFLEQTYHIEELIKRCKAGERKAQELLYKQFASKMLGVCFRYATDKMEAEDMLQNGFIKVFQKLADYRGEGSFEGWIRRIMVHSSIEYYRKHHKMMQVVDIEEAGSETSSNPLATAKLAAEDLLMLIRQLSPGYRIVFNLYAIEGYSHKEIAAIAGITEGASKSQLSRARSILREQVIKLEGKKYGYAG, from the coding sequence ATGTTTTTGGAGCAAACTTACCATATAGAAGAATTAATAAAACGATGCAAAGCCGGTGAGCGCAAAGCACAGGAATTGCTGTACAAGCAGTTTGCTTCGAAAATGCTGGGGGTTTGTTTCAGGTACGCCACCGACAAAATGGAGGCCGAGGATATGCTGCAAAACGGGTTCATTAAAGTGTTTCAAAAACTGGCCGACTATCGCGGTGAAGGCTCATTTGAAGGCTGGATCAGGCGCATTATGGTGCACAGCTCCATTGAGTATTACCGCAAGCACCATAAAATGATGCAGGTAGTGGATATTGAAGAAGCCGGCAGCGAAACGTCATCAAACCCGCTGGCAACGGCCAAACTGGCTGCAGAAGATTTGTTGATGCTGATCAGGCAGCTGTCGCCGGGATATCGCATTGTATTTAACCTTTACGCGATCGAGGGTTATTCGCATAAAGAGATTGCGGCAATAGCCGGAATAACGGAAGGCGCTTCAAAATCACAACTGTCGAGGGCGCGAAGTATATTAAGAGAACAGGTAATAAAATTGGAAGGAAAAAAATATGGATATGCAGGATAA
- the ilvA gene encoding threonine ammonia-lyase IlvA: MEITLDFESAYERIKGTVKHTPLIYNDRLSEKYACELYLKREDLQTVRSYKLRGAFNMISQLTADERHRGVVCASAGNHAQGVAFSCNKLNIKGVIFMPEITPKQKISQTEMFGCGHVEIILVGDTFDDCLLEALKYTQANQMTFIPPFDNYSVIEGQGTVGVEILEDLPDTEVVVMPIGGGGLAAGVGTYLKQQNPDIFLIGVEPGGAPSMLKAFEHGGPVTLPDIDRFVDGAAVKTVGKLTYDLCRNVLDEMLLVAEGKVCTTILKLYNEDAIVVEPAGALSVAVLDECKEQIKGKKVVCIISGGNNDIARMQEIKEKSLLYEGLKHYFIVRFPQRPGALKLFVNNVLGPHDDITRFEFIKKSEKESGPALVGIELQSANDYPALLKRMEAYRFDVIELNREQTLFEFLV, translated from the coding sequence GTGGAAATAACCCTTGATTTTGAATCAGCTTACGAACGGATAAAAGGGACGGTTAAACATACCCCCCTGATTTATAACGACCGATTATCTGAAAAATACGCCTGCGAACTTTATTTAAAACGCGAGGACCTGCAAACGGTGCGGTCCTACAAGCTTCGTGGCGCCTTTAACATGATCAGCCAGCTAACGGCTGACGAGCGGCACCGCGGCGTAGTGTGCGCCAGTGCCGGTAACCATGCACAGGGTGTTGCTTTTTCCTGCAATAAACTGAATATAAAGGGTGTTATCTTTATGCCGGAGATCACCCCGAAACAAAAGATCAGCCAGACCGAAATGTTTGGATGCGGCCATGTAGAGATTATTTTGGTAGGCGATACTTTTGACGACTGCCTGCTCGAAGCCTTAAAATATACTCAGGCCAATCAAATGACCTTTATCCCTCCCTTTGATAATTACAGCGTTATTGAAGGCCAGGGAACCGTCGGCGTTGAAATACTGGAAGACTTGCCGGATACCGAAGTGGTAGTGATGCCCATTGGTGGCGGCGGCCTGGCAGCCGGTGTTGGCACTTATTTGAAACAACAGAATCCTGATATTTTTTTAATCGGCGTTGAGCCCGGAGGTGCGCCAAGTATGCTGAAAGCCTTTGAGCACGGCGGCCCCGTAACGCTTCCTGATATTGACCGTTTTGTAGATGGCGCCGCAGTAAAAACCGTTGGTAAGTTAACTTATGATCTTTGCCGCAATGTGCTGGATGAAATGCTGCTGGTTGCCGAAGGTAAAGTATGCACCACCATATTAAAGTTGTACAATGAGGATGCCATTGTGGTTGAACCTGCGGGCGCCTTATCGGTAGCGGTACTGGATGAATGTAAAGAGCAGATCAAAGGCAAAAAAGTGGTTTGCATCATCAGCGGCGGTAATAATGATATAGCCCGGATGCAGGAGATCAAGGAAAAATCATTACTGTACGAAGGCTTAAAACATTATTTTATCGTTCGTTTCCCCCAAAGGCCCGGCGCATTAAAACTATTCGTAAATAATGTATTGGGCCCGCACGATGATATCACCCGCTTTGAATTCATCAAAAAATCTGAAAAAGAAAGCGGCCCGGCGCTGGTAGGTATTGAACTGCAATCCGCCAATGATTACCCCGCCCTGTTAAAACGCATGGAAGCCTATCGTTTTGATGTCATCGAACTAAACCGGGAACAGACTTTGTTTGAGTTTTTGGTGTAA
- a CDS encoding outer membrane beta-barrel protein → MKRILFTAILLAGTVLAFGQNKTADSTKNTKDSTREDGLNFSVNFHGHHKRDTTSHHEGRYPKAFIGITFARFDLGLATLVDNGSFTLKPQNQFLSYRQWKTSNVGFDVFQMGVKLNPQFKIFISGGFDWTLIRLRNNITILPNQPVLTYRQDSIGYSKNRFSASYLRIPLSFDFRTKMDEHGERWHFVFGPEGGFLLDGMVKQISSEFGKKKFYDNYHFATFRYGGFARIGYGDFGIFAKYYANDMFENSPAQAGLKDFAFGFTLGF, encoded by the coding sequence ATGAAACGTATACTTTTTACAGCAATATTGCTGGCAGGCACCGTATTGGCCTTTGGGCAAAACAAAACAGCAGATAGTACAAAAAATACAAAAGATTCCACCCGTGAAGATGGATTGAATTTCTCCGTAAATTTTCATGGACACCACAAGCGCGATACTACCAGTCACCACGAAGGGAGATACCCCAAAGCCTTTATCGGCATTACCTTTGCCAGGTTCGACCTCGGTTTGGCCACTTTGGTGGATAATGGCAGCTTTACATTGAAACCCCAAAACCAGTTTTTAAGCTATCGCCAATGGAAGACCAGCAACGTAGGTTTTGATGTGTTCCAGATGGGCGTGAAGCTTAACCCGCAGTTCAAGATCTTTATCTCCGGCGGCTTCGACTGGACACTGATCCGCCTGCGGAACAATATTACCATATTGCCCAACCAGCCGGTGTTAACTTATCGCCAGGATAGCATTGGTTACAGTAAGAACCGTTTTTCAGCCAGCTACCTGCGCATCCCCTTGTCATTTGATTTTCGCACCAAAATGGATGAACATGGCGAACGCTGGCATTTCGTCTTCGGCCCCGAAGGTGGCTTCCTGCTGGATGGTATGGTTAAACAGATCAGCTCCGAATTTGGCAAGAAGAAATTCTATGATAATTATCATTTTGCAACCTTCAGGTATGGTGGTTTCGCCAGGATCGGTTATGGCGACTTTGGGATCTTTGCCAAATACTACGCCAATGATATGTTTGAGAACAGCCCCGCGCAGGCAGGTTTAAAAGACTTTGCTTTTGGGTTTACGCTTGGGTTCTGA
- a CDS encoding DoxX family protein, with protein MHKLKKISLVIMVVGYGAAGLNHFRSPASYIKIIPPYFPHPEILNIAAGNFEIGFAIMLLFTQTRRLAAWGIILMLVAFLPVHIKMVIDAPFMLGDLKVTPFIAWLRLVVLQPVLILWAWWYTDFAVKEKN; from the coding sequence ATGCATAAACTTAAAAAAATAAGCCTCGTCATCATGGTAGTCGGCTATGGTGCAGCAGGCCTTAACCATTTCAGGAGCCCGGCTTCCTACATCAAAATAATACCGCCTTACTTTCCTCATCCTGAAATTTTGAATATTGCGGCCGGCAATTTCGAAATAGGTTTTGCCATCATGCTGCTATTCACTCAAACCCGCAGGCTGGCCGCATGGGGAATCATATTAATGCTGGTCGCTTTTTTACCGGTCCACATCAAAATGGTGATCGACGCACCGTTTATGCTCGGCGATTTAAAAGTAACGCCGTTTATTGCCTGGTTGAGGTTGGTGGTGCTACAGCCAGTGCTTATTTTATGGGCCTGGTGGTATACAGATTTTGCCGTGAAAGAGAAAAATTAG
- a CDS encoding 2-isopropylmalate synthase, producing the protein MIHDPNRVYVFDTTLRDGEQVPGCQLTTSEKIEIARELEALGVDIIEAGFPISSPGDFQSVVEISKSVTHPTVCALTRANRGDIDVAVESLRYAKHPRIHTGIGSSDQHIKHKFNSTREEILARAVDAVKYAKKSVEDIEFYAEDAGRADVAFLAQMIEAVIAAGATVVNIPDTNGYCLPEQYGGKIKYLKDNVQNIDKAIISVHCHNDLGLATANSVAGLQYGARQIEGTINGIGERAGNTSIEEVVMILKTHPTLGLHTHINARNFYEISRMVSTQMRMPVQANKAIVGSNAFAHSSGIHQDGFLKNRENYEIIKPEDVGFPNASIVLTARSGRHALKFHLERLGHSLDKKELEDVYKNFLTLADVKLDIDDNDLLSLVAYRLVRQ; encoded by the coding sequence ATGATACACGATCCAAACCGCGTTTATGTTTTCGATACCACGCTTCGTGATGGCGAGCAGGTACCGGGTTGCCAGTTAACTACTTCTGAAAAGATAGAGATCGCACGGGAGCTGGAAGCATTGGGGGTGGATATTATTGAGGCAGGTTTCCCTATTTCAAGCCCGGGTGATTTTCAAAGTGTTGTTGAAATCTCCAAATCAGTAACTCATCCTACTGTTTGCGCCTTAACCAGGGCCAACAGGGGCGATATTGATGTGGCCGTAGAATCACTCAGGTATGCCAAACACCCGCGGATCCATACAGGGATAGGTTCTTCAGACCAGCACATCAAACATAAATTCAACAGCACCCGCGAAGAAATACTGGCCCGCGCCGTTGACGCGGTAAAATATGCCAAAAAATCTGTAGAGGATATTGAGTTTTACGCCGAAGACGCCGGCCGTGCCGATGTTGCTTTCCTGGCGCAAATGATTGAGGCTGTTATTGCTGCCGGTGCTACCGTAGTAAACATTCCGGATACCAACGGCTATTGCCTGCCCGAGCAATATGGCGGCAAGATAAAATACCTGAAAGATAACGTTCAGAACATCGACAAAGCTATCATCTCCGTTCATTGCCATAACGATTTAGGCCTGGCCACCGCTAACTCTGTTGCCGGTTTACAATACGGCGCAAGGCAAATTGAAGGTACCATTAACGGTATTGGCGAACGTGCAGGAAATACCTCTATTGAGGAAGTGGTAATGATCTTAAAAACACACCCTACACTGGGATTGCATACCCACATAAATGCCCGTAATTTTTACGAGATCAGCCGGATGGTGAGCACCCAGATGCGGATGCCGGTACAGGCCAACAAGGCTATTGTGGGCAGTAATGCATTTGCACATAGCTCAGGCATTCACCAGGATGGTTTTTTAAAGAACCGCGAAAACTACGAGATCATTAAGCCTGAAGACGTTGGCTTCCCGAATGCCTCTATCGTGCTTACCGCACGCAGCGGCAGGCATGCCTTAAAGTTCCACCTGGAGCGGCTGGGCCATTCGCTGGATAAAAAAGAACTGGAGGACGTTTATAAAAACTTCCTTACCCTGGCAGATGTTAAACTGGATATAGATGATAACGACCTGCTAAGTCTGGTGGCTTACCGGTTAGTGAGACAATAG
- a CDS encoding RDD family protein, translated as MIFHKVEYKRYVKLRIFATLIDYSIYLTIFFLYCYVFGVKNPDGAMEVNGLPALPLFIFWFLYFPGTEAINQATPGHDICKLIVVRTNGDKISFWDAFKRRVVDPIDIMFYGIPALICICNTPKFQRLGDLLADTVVVKKSDIIETEVTF; from the coding sequence ATGATATTCCATAAAGTTGAATACAAGCGGTATGTTAAACTGCGAATATTTGCCACCTTAATTGACTACAGTATCTATTTGACTATATTTTTCCTTTATTGCTATGTTTTTGGAGTAAAAAACCCGGATGGGGCAATGGAGGTTAATGGTTTGCCCGCCCTGCCACTTTTTATTTTTTGGTTTCTTTATTTTCCAGGCACAGAGGCCATTAACCAGGCAACACCCGGTCATGATATTTGCAAACTGATTGTTGTTAGAACTAATGGTGATAAAATATCATTTTGGGACGCCTTTAAACGAAGAGTAGTTGATCCAATAGATATAATGTTTTACGGGATACCAGCCTTAATTTGTATTTGTAATACACCAAAATTTCAACGCCTGGGCGACTTGCTTGCTGATACAGTTGTTGTAAAAAAATCAGACATTATAGAAACTGAAGTGACATTTTAG
- a CDS encoding metal-dependent hydrolase family protein, translated as MKSFQLSFLAILLMFVHVFAQPKAEDSYTLLKPDRVFDGQQMHTGWWVLVKGNHIEAVGKPTSVNAPASSKIIDLKGTTLMPGMIEGHSHLFLHPYNETSWNDQVLTESRAERTARAVMHAKATLLAGFTTVRDLGTEGAGYDDVGLKTAIEKGIIPGPRMLVATRAIVATGSYGPKALVNEADILKGAEEADGVDGITHAVRSQIGHGADVVKIYVDYRWGLNESAEPTFTLDELKTAVDVAHSSGRTVAVHSGTTEGMRRAILAGVNTIEHGDGGTPELFAMMKEKGIALCPTISATEAIATYHGWKKGIDPDPAGVKQKHYIFTEALKAGVTICMGGDVGVFTHGDNAREMLLMVEYGMKPIDVLRSATSVNAGVFGLKELGNIKNGYLADLVAVTGDPTEDIKAVKLVKLVMKDGVIYTN; from the coding sequence ATGAAATCATTTCAACTCTCTTTTTTGGCGATACTGCTCATGTTCGTCCATGTTTTCGCCCAGCCAAAAGCCGAAGATAGTTATACCCTGCTGAAGCCCGACCGGGTTTTCGACGGGCAGCAAATGCATACCGGATGGTGGGTATTGGTAAAAGGGAACCACATTGAGGCAGTTGGTAAGCCGACATCTGTAAACGCTCCGGCTTCTTCTAAAATAATCGACTTAAAAGGCACAACCCTGATGCCGGGAATGATAGAGGGCCACTCACATCTTTTTCTTCATCCCTATAATGAAACCAGCTGGAACGACCAGGTGCTTACCGAAAGCCGTGCGGAACGCACCGCCCGCGCCGTAATGCACGCTAAAGCAACGCTACTTGCAGGTTTTACCACCGTTCGCGACTTGGGTACCGAAGGTGCGGGGTATGATGACGTCGGCCTAAAAACCGCTATTGAAAAGGGAATAATCCCCGGCCCGCGGATGCTGGTAGCTACCCGGGCCATAGTGGCGACAGGCAGCTATGGGCCGAAAGCTTTGGTAAACGAGGCGGATATATTAAAAGGCGCCGAAGAGGCGGACGGCGTTGACGGCATTACCCATGCTGTGCGGTCGCAGATAGGACATGGTGCGGACGTGGTGAAAATTTATGTAGACTACCGCTGGGGACTTAATGAAAGCGCTGAACCTACTTTCACTTTGGATGAATTGAAAACTGCTGTGGATGTTGCCCATAGCAGCGGCAGGACAGTTGCCGTGCATTCGGGTACCACAGAAGGAATGCGGCGGGCTATCCTGGCCGGCGTGAATACCATTGAACATGGCGACGGAGGTACGCCCGAACTTTTTGCCATGATGAAAGAGAAAGGTATCGCCCTTTGCCCCACCATTTCGGCAACCGAAGCTATTGCAACTTATCACGGCTGGAAAAAAGGGATTGATCCCGATCCCGCAGGCGTTAAACAAAAGCATTATATTTTTACCGAAGCCCTTAAAGCCGGCGTTACTATTTGCATGGGCGGCGACGTGGGTGTTTTTACCCATGGCGATAATGCCCGCGAAATGCTGCTGATGGTTGAGTACGGCATGAAACCCATCGATGTTTTGCGATCGGCAACATCCGTAAACGCAGGTGTTTTTGGGTTAAAAGAATTGGGCAATATAAAAAACGGCTATCTTGCCGACCTGGTTGCTGTTACAGGCGACCCGACCGAAGATATAAAAGCTGTAAAGCTGGTTAAACTTGTGATGAAGGACGGTGTTATCTATACCAATTAA